The genomic interval TGCAGTGATCGTGGCCGCGATCGGTTTCGCCATCACCGCGATGGTCTGCGGCTTGTTCGGCTATGTCGCCTACAACAATCTGCGGCTCAGCCGCGAAATCCAGGTTCGGATCGGCTTCGAACGGCGGCTGACGGCGGTCATCGACGAGCTCAACCATCGGGTCAAGAACATCCTGGCGGTCATCCAGTCCATCGTCACGCGCACCCTCCGTCACGGCTCCGACATCGACGTCGCGCGCGAGCTGTTGATCGGCCGCATCCACGCTATGTCCAATGTGGTTTCGCTGCTGAGCGAGAGCCAGTGGCAGGGCGTGAAGCTGAAGGGCCTGTTCGAGGCGCGCGCAATTCCGCATGCCGACCGCATCGCCGTCACCGGCCCCGATATCGCGGTGAGCGCACGCGCCGCGCAGAGCCTGTCGCTCCTGTTCTTCGAGCTTGCCTCGCATTCCGACGAAGGATTGTCGCTGGTCGGCAAGCATCCGCACATCACCGCGAACTGGACGGTGACGGGCGAGGAGCCCGACGCGGTGTTTCATTTCCGCTGGGAGGAGTCCAACACCAGCGAAGCGACGCGCCGCGCCGATTCCGATTTCGGCCTGATCCTGCTTGATCGCGTTGCGCCGGAAGCACTCGGCGGCACCGCCAAGCGCTATTTCACGGACGGCAGCTATGTCTATGAGCTGACCGCACCGATGGAGACCGTCGTCGACATGACGGAGCGCGACCGCACGGAGAAGTTTTCGCAGCCGGTGAGGCCGGTGCGCTGAAGCTATCCACACGCACTCCTCTTCCTTCTCCCACAAGGTGAGAAGGGAAGAACATACAGGCGCGAAAAGGCGGCCACCGGGGTGGCCGCCTTTCATACTTCAGGGCCTTGACTTGTCAGCCGCCGCTGCCGCCGATCACGGCGCGCACCGTCTCGTCGGGACCGAAATCTTCGGCACCGTCGACATAGAGCAGCGCTGCGAGCTTCGAACGCGCGCGGTTGACACGGCTCTTGATGGTGCCGACCGCGCAACCGCAGATCGAGGCCGCATCCTCATAGGAGAAGCCCGAAGCTCCCACCAGGATCAGCGCTTCGCGCTGGTCTTGCGGCAGCTTGTCGAGCGCGGTGCGGAATTCCTCGAATTCGAGATGCGCATTCTGCGACGGCTGGGTCTTCAGCGTCTTGGCGTAGTTGCCTTCTGCATCCTCCACCTCCCGCCGCCGCTTGCGATAGTCGGAGCGGAAGAGGTTGCGCAGGATGGTGAACAGCCACGCCGGCAGATTCGAGCCAGGCTGGAACGAGTCGATGTTGGCGAGTGCGCGCAACAGCGTTTCCTGGACCAGGTCGTCGGCACGGTCGGCATTGCCGCTCAGTGAAATGGCGAACGCGCGCAGGCTCGGTACCGCCGCCAGGATGTCGTCGCGCAAGGAGTCCGTGAGAGGCATTAGTCCCTCCCATTGTTGTCGTTGGATCCCCCGCCATTTTCCACTTGGGGTGTACCTCCGGGGGTATCAAGTTTCTTGATCAGTTCTGCGAACCGCTCCGGAACCCCCTGTCTGACGACGTCGTCATACATGGCGCGCAATTGGTGCCCAATCCGGGATTGGATCTCCGGAGTGAGCCCTCCCTTGCCGGGGGTCGTGTTTCTGCTGGCTTGAGACTTGAGATCTTTCATGACCTGTTCCACGTTTCCCCGAGTTAAGTCGCTGTAGAATCTAGAAATTCTCTCAACCGGGAGCCGTTCCCTAGAAAGACCCAATGCGAAGTTCGCCAAAAAGTTCCGCGTTAAGCGGAACTTTTCTTGGGTTCGGACGTCTTCAAGCCTACAGGGGAACCCGGGCCGCCCCTAACGATGCCTGGCCCAAAGAAGAATGGAGTGGGGATGACCCGTTCACAGCTTGTTGCTGAGCACTTGCCGTTGTTGCGCCGGTACGCCCGTGCCCTGACGGGCACCCAGTCATCCGGCGACGCCTACGTTGCAGCGATGCTGGAAGCCATGCTGGGCGATCCTTCCGTGCTTGACGAGAGTCATGGACCGCGCGCCGGC from Bradyrhizobium arachidis carries:
- a CDS encoding sigma-70 family RNA polymerase sigma factor — encoded protein: MPLTDSLRDDILAAVPSLRAFAISLSGNADRADDLVQETLLRALANIDSFQPGSNLPAWLFTILRNLFRSDYRKRRREVEDAEGNYAKTLKTQPSQNAHLEFEEFRTALDKLPQDQREALILVGASGFSYEDAASICGCAVGTIKSRVNRARSKLAALLYVDGAEDFGPDETVRAVIGGSGG
- a CDS encoding NepR family anti-sigma factor → MKDLKSQASRNTTPGKGGLTPEIQSRIGHQLRAMYDDVVRQGVPERFAELIKKLDTPGGTPQVENGGGSNDNNGRD